A genomic window from Chlorobium phaeobacteroides DSM 266 includes:
- a CDS encoding phosphatidylglycerophosphatase A family protein translates to MKLFLAKVLSTCGGLGYFPAAPGTFVSFIAVLLFVFTPLCRDTAILFIVIAFGFFLGAWAGGVMESAFGDDPSIVTIDELVGQWIALAALPAGLPAVVLAFVFFRFFDIAKPGLVDRAQQLPGGWGIMVDDLLAGIYANLSVRALLALFSLLHVTFPG, encoded by the coding sequence ATGAAACTGTTTTTGGCAAAAGTTCTCTCTACCTGTGGCGGTTTGGGTTATTTTCCGGCTGCACCCGGTACTTTTGTGAGTTTTATCGCTGTTCTGCTGTTTGTTTTTACCCCATTATGTCGTGATACCGCAATCTTGTTTATCGTCATTGCTTTCGGCTTTTTTCTTGGCGCGTGGGCGGGAGGTGTTATGGAGTCAGCCTTCGGAGACGATCCTTCGATTGTTACGATCGATGAACTTGTCGGGCAGTGGATAGCGCTTGCAGCGCTGCCCGCAGGGTTGCCCGCGGTGGTGCTTGCTTTCGTGTTTTTCCGCTTTTTTGATATAGCCAAACCCGGCCTTGTTGATCGTGCGCAGCAGCTCCCCGGTGGCTGGGGAATCATGGTTGACGATCTGTTGGCCGGGATTTATGCAAATCTTTCGGTTCGGGCTCTTCTCGCCCTCTTCTCACTCCTTCATGTAACGTTTCCGGGATAG